GAAGAATAATTTTGCTCTCATCTACATTACTGCCAGCTTTGGTTGCAGCAGCTTGTTGCGCCTGCATCATTCTGTGCTTGTACATTCCATGGAAGTTAATTTCATTTAAATGAATTGGCTGGAAGCCAGCACGCCCGATGATGTCGGCCATATTAGAGCGCAAATAGGGGTACAAAATAGTCGGGCAAGAAATACCTAACATCATATCTACTTGCTCTGGGGGAATGTTCGAAAATTCAAAGATACCAGCTT
This genomic interval from Polynucleobacter necessarius contains the following:
- the secB gene encoding protein-export chaperone SecB; its protein translation is MANEPNEPGFRIQRIYLKDLSLEQPNAPEIFLVIAEPQVQVEVDTAVKPLSEGIFEVALISTMTARVEGKVLFLVEAGQAGIFEFSNIPPEQVDMMLGISCPTILYPYLRSNMADIIGRAGFQPIHLNEINFHGMYKHRMMQAQQAAATKAGSNVDESKIILPN